The Egibacteraceae bacterium genome includes a region encoding these proteins:
- the menB gene encoding 1,4-dihydroxy-2-naphthoyl-CoA synthase has product MIDWKASGDYTDILYDTAEGIARITINRPEVRNAFRPTTLFELSHAFNVARDDPEIGVIILTGAGDKAFCSGGDQRIRGDDGYRDPQGIGRLNVLDLQIQIRRTPKPVIAMVAGYAIGGGHVLHVVCDLTIAADNARFGQTGPRVGSFDAGYGAGLLARTVGQKKAREIWFLCEQYDAQEALAMGLVNTVVPLDELEATTVEWARKMLAKSPLALRMCKAGLNAADDGLAGLQQLAGDATLLYYMSEEAQEGRDAYVGKRPPDFSRFPKRP; this is encoded by the coding sequence TTGATCGATTGGAAGGCCTCCGGGGACTACACCGACATCCTCTACGACACCGCCGAGGGGATCGCGAGGATCACCATAAACCGCCCAGAGGTGCGCAACGCCTTCCGACCGACGACGCTCTTCGAGCTCTCGCACGCGTTCAACGTCGCACGCGACGACCCGGAGATCGGCGTCATCATCCTCACCGGTGCCGGGGACAAGGCCTTCTGCTCGGGCGGCGACCAGCGCATCCGCGGTGACGACGGCTACCGCGACCCGCAGGGCATCGGGCGGCTGAACGTCCTCGACCTGCAGATCCAGATACGCCGCACGCCCAAGCCGGTCATCGCGATGGTCGCCGGCTACGCCATCGGCGGGGGCCACGTCCTCCACGTCGTCTGCGACCTCACGATCGCCGCCGACAACGCCCGCTTCGGTCAGACCGGCCCGCGGGTCGGCTCCTTCGACGCGGGGTACGGCGCCGGTCTGCTCGCGCGCACCGTCGGGCAGAAGAAGGCCCGCGAGATCTGGTTCCTCTGCGAGCAGTACGACGCGCAGGAGGCCCTGGCCATGGGCCTCGTCAACACCGTCGTGCCGCTCGACGAGCTCGAGGCGACGACCGTCGAGTGGGCCCGCAAGATGCTGGCGAAGAGCCCGCTCGCCCTGCGCATGTGCAAGGCGGGCCTGAACGCCGCCGACGACGGGCTGGCGGGCCTCCAGCAGCTGGCCGGGGACGCGACGCTGCTCTACTACATGAGCGAGGAGGCCCAGGAGGGCCGGGACGCCTACGTCGGCAAGCGTCCACCGGACTTCAGCCGGTTCCCCAAGCGCCCGTGA
- a CDS encoding 1,4-dihydroxy-2-naphthoate polyprenyltransferase has product MNVYVEAARPRTLPAAVAPVLVGTAAADAYVAWRFFAALVVGVAIQVGVNYANDYFDGVRGVDTAERVGPRRAVAAGLVVPARMRAAMVGAFAVAGVAGLSLAAAVDWELIALGVLCLLAAVGYSGGPRPYASAGLGELFVFVFFGLVATVGSAYVQDEAIVPASVVAAVSMGLLATALLVVNNLRDIPTDEAAGKRTLAVRLGDEGTRALYLGMLAASFFPLPLLAGTTASPWPLIAFAALPLAVHAARIVRAADRPPALVRGLAATGQCQLVFGILLAVGLAVG; this is encoded by the coding sequence GTGAACGTCTACGTCGAGGCGGCGCGGCCGCGGACGCTGCCGGCGGCGGTCGCTCCGGTCCTCGTGGGCACCGCCGCGGCTGACGCGTACGTCGCGTGGCGGTTCTTCGCCGCCCTCGTCGTCGGCGTCGCGATCCAGGTCGGGGTGAACTACGCCAACGACTACTTCGACGGCGTGCGCGGGGTCGACACGGCCGAACGTGTCGGTCCGCGCCGCGCGGTGGCCGCGGGGCTCGTCGTCCCCGCGCGCATGCGGGCGGCGATGGTCGGCGCCTTCGCGGTCGCCGGCGTCGCCGGCCTCTCGCTGGCGGCCGCGGTCGACTGGGAGCTCATCGCCCTCGGCGTGCTCTGCCTCCTCGCCGCCGTCGGCTACAGCGGCGGGCCGAGGCCCTACGCGTCGGCGGGCCTGGGTGAGCTGTTCGTGTTCGTGTTCTTCGGTCTCGTCGCCACGGTGGGCTCCGCCTACGTCCAGGACGAGGCGATCGTGCCGGCGAGCGTCGTGGCGGCGGTGTCGATGGGGCTGCTCGCCACCGCGCTGCTCGTCGTGAACAACCTTCGGGACATCCCCACCGACGAGGCCGCCGGCAAGCGCACCCTCGCGGTGCGCCTCGGCGACGAGGGCACGCGCGCCCTGTATCTGGGCATGCTCGCGGCGTCGTTCTTCCCGCTGCCGCTGCTCGCCGGGACGACGGCGAGTCCCTGGCCGCTCATCGCGTTCGCGGCCCTGCCCCTTGCCGTCCACGCCGCGCGCATCGTGCGGGCAGCCGACCGCCCGCCCGCGCTCGTGCGGGGACTTGCGGCCACCGGCCAGTGCCAGCTCGTCTTCGGGATCCTGCTCGCCGTCGGCCTCGCGGTCGGTTGA
- a CDS encoding o-succinylbenzoate synthase, producing the protein MSRPGRALVPFRIPLRTRFRRVDAREGVLVQGPCGWGEFSPFPGYGPEVAATWLAAAREAAFHPWPVGLRDSVPVNTTVPAVGPEQAHAMVTASGCATAKVKVADPEGPEPGLTADLARLEAVRDALGPAGRIRVDANAAWDVDTAVRALRALDRYELEYAEQPVATLEEMAALRRRVDVPLAADESIRNLVGGSRPEGVAARRTAVREAADIVVVKVQPLGGVWTALELVEVIGLPAVVSSAVETSIGLAAGLALAAALPELPYACGLGTATLLRADVVADPLLPVGGRLPVRRPVPDRAALARAAPSEGEARQLLDRLEAANRVAGA; encoded by the coding sequence GTGAGCCGGCCGGGCCGGGCACTCGTGCCGTTCCGCATCCCGCTGCGCACCCGCTTCCGGCGCGTCGACGCGCGGGAGGGCGTGCTCGTGCAGGGGCCCTGCGGGTGGGGCGAGTTCTCGCCGTTCCCCGGGTACGGGCCGGAGGTCGCCGCGACATGGCTCGCCGCCGCTCGCGAGGCCGCGTTCCACCCCTGGCCGGTCGGACTGCGCGACAGCGTGCCCGTGAACACCACCGTGCCCGCCGTCGGACCCGAGCAGGCGCACGCCATGGTCACCGCCTCGGGCTGCGCGACGGCCAAGGTGAAGGTCGCCGACCCCGAAGGCCCCGAGCCGGGCCTGACCGCCGACCTCGCGCGACTCGAGGCGGTACGCGACGCGCTCGGCCCGGCCGGGCGCATCCGCGTCGACGCCAACGCCGCGTGGGACGTCGACACGGCCGTGCGCGCCCTGCGGGCTCTGGACCGCTACGAGCTCGAGTACGCCGAGCAGCCGGTCGCAACCCTCGAGGAGATGGCCGCGTTGCGCCGCCGCGTCGACGTGCCGCTCGCCGCCGACGAGTCGATCCGCAACCTCGTGGGGGGAAGCCGCCCGGAAGGCGTCGCCGCGCGTCGAACCGCGGTGCGGGAAGCCGCCGACATCGTCGTCGTCAAGGTGCAGCCGCTCGGGGGCGTGTGGACCGCCCTCGAGCTCGTCGAGGTCATCGGCCTGCCCGCCGTGGTGTCGTCGGCGGTGGAGACCTCCATCGGTCTGGCCGCGGGACTCGCCCTCGCCGCGGCTCTGCCCGAGCTGCCCTACGCCTGCGGCCTCGGCACCGCGACGCTGCTGCGGGCCGACGTGGTCGCCGACCCCCTCCTGCCGGTCGGCGGGCGCCTCCCCGTGCGCCGTCCGGTCCCCGATCGCGCCGCACTCGCCCGCGCGGCCCCATCGGAGGGTGAGGCACGGCAGCTGCTCGACCGTCTCGAGGCCGCAAACCGGGTGGCCGGCGCGTGA
- the menD gene encoding 2-succinyl-5-enolpyruvyl-6-hydroxy-3-cyclohexene-1-carboxylic-acid synthase → MNPSTALARTVVDELARAGVSDAVIAPGSRSAPLAMALHSDARLRLHVEIDERSAAFLAVGLAKGSGRPAVLVSTSGTATANFHPAVVEADHARVPLLVLTADRPPELRHTAANQTIDQVKLYGGSVRWFVEVGAPGDRPDVAYWRSLAARAVAVAAGRPPGPVHLNLGFREPLVPDPGGRPDDGLDGLDGRPGGQPWTAASPSPGPPPAEEQVERLADRVATAERGMLVAGDTTAAPEPLLALAASAGWPVIAEPLSSARSGDQAISTAHHLLACERFATAHRPDLVVRVGRIGLSRALLAYLDVGVPQVLIDPDGAWLDPTRVLTEVLAVDPASLCAAVAERLPAPRPGPWLAGWQAAERRARATVDRVLDAEVAPSEPRTARDLAAALPDPGVLVTASSMPVRDLDQFMVPRRGLRVLGNRGASGIDGFVSTALGVALAVPHPTAALAGDLSVLHDQNGFLVADRPSLVLVVVNNDGGGIFSFLPPVDHPASFERVFATPHGIDFARLAAVYAIAHTRVERAADLVPAVRDGLVRGGGVHLVEVRTDRATNVTLHRRVTAAVGEQLRP, encoded by the coding sequence GTGAACCCTTCGACCGCGCTCGCCCGGACCGTCGTGGACGAGCTCGCGCGCGCCGGCGTCAGCGACGCGGTCATCGCCCCGGGGTCCCGCTCGGCCCCGCTCGCGATGGCGCTGCACAGCGACGCGCGCCTGCGCCTGCACGTGGAGATCGACGAGCGCTCCGCCGCGTTCCTCGCCGTCGGCCTGGCGAAGGGCAGCGGGCGGCCCGCCGTGCTCGTGTCGACGTCGGGGACCGCGACCGCGAACTTCCACCCGGCCGTCGTCGAGGCCGACCACGCGCGGGTGCCCCTGCTCGTGCTCACCGCCGACCGCCCCCCGGAGCTGCGCCACACCGCCGCCAACCAGACCATCGACCAGGTCAAGCTCTACGGTGGAAGCGTGCGCTGGTTCGTCGAGGTGGGCGCACCCGGCGACAGGCCCGACGTGGCCTACTGGCGGTCGCTGGCCGCCCGCGCCGTCGCCGTCGCGGCCGGCCGCCCGCCCGGTCCCGTCCACCTCAACCTCGGTTTCCGCGAGCCGCTCGTGCCCGACCCCGGCGGAAGGCCGGACGACGGCCTCGACGGCCTCGACGGGCGCCCCGGCGGGCAGCCGTGGACCGCCGCCAGCCCCTCGCCCGGCCCGCCGCCGGCCGAGGAGCAGGTGGAGCGACTCGCGGACCGGGTCGCGACCGCCGAGCGCGGCATGCTCGTCGCCGGTGACACCACCGCCGCGCCCGAGCCGCTGCTCGCCCTGGCCGCCTCGGCCGGCTGGCCGGTAATCGCCGAGCCGCTGTCGAGCGCGCGCAGCGGCGACCAGGCGATCTCCACGGCCCACCACCTGCTCGCCTGCGAGCGCTTCGCCACCGCGCACCGCCCCGACCTCGTCGTCCGCGTCGGCAGGATCGGCCTGTCGCGGGCGTTGCTCGCCTACCTCGACGTCGGTGTCCCGCAGGTGCTCATCGACCCCGACGGCGCCTGGCTCGACCCGACCCGGGTGCTGACCGAGGTCCTCGCCGTGGACCCCGCCTCCCTGTGCGCCGCCGTGGCCGAACGCCTCCCCGCGCCGCGCCCCGGGCCCTGGCTCGCGGGCTGGCAGGCCGCCGAGCGGCGCGCCCGCGCCACCGTCGACCGCGTCCTCGACGCCGAGGTCGCCCCCAGCGAGCCGCGAACCGCCCGCGACCTCGCCGCCGCCCTGCCCGACCCCGGCGTGCTCGTCACCGCGTCGAGCATGCCGGTCCGCGACCTCGACCAGTTCATGGTTCCCCGCCGCGGGCTGCGCGTGCTCGGCAACCGGGGCGCGAGCGGCATCGACGGGTTCGTCTCCACCGCCCTCGGCGTGGCGCTCGCCGTCCCGCACCCCACCGCGGCGCTCGCCGGGGACCTGTCGGTGCTCCACGACCAGAACGGCTTCCTGGTCGCCGACCGGCCGTCCCTCGTCCTCGTCGTGGTGAACAACGACGGGGGCGGGATCTTCTCGTTCCTGCCCCCCGTCGACCACCCGGCGAGCTTCGAGCGGGTGTTCGCCACCCCGCACGGGATCGACTTCGCGCGGCTGGCGGCCGTCTACGCGATCGCCCACACCCGGGTCGAGCGGGCCGCCGACCTCGTCCCCGCGGTCCGCGACGGCCTCGTACGCGGCGGCGGGGTCCACCTCGTCGAGGTGCGGACCGACCGGGCCACGAACGTGACGCTGCACCGTCGCGTGACCGCCGCGGTCGGGGAACAACTCCGTCCGTGA
- a CDS encoding GNAT family N-acetyltransferase, which produces MTVRSISASQTRRLRQAILRPGQAWADTAYPGDPDASTLHVGAFAGDALVGVASVYAEAPPGQQDPAAWQLRGMATVPAVRGQGHGAALLRAVVGHVARMGGVRLWCNARTPATGFYARHGFASRGEEFVIDGIGPHVVMERAVAPADERLGLPPDPAAQRVETPRLLLRRWRTADLEAFASVNADAETMRTVGSGRPLTAEESARALEGLVGHWEVHGFGLWAVEERATGRLIGRAGLWHPPDWPDLEIGWLIARDQWGRGFATEAARAGLAYGFAQRRADRVGSIIRPGNVASERVATRVGMRSAGDTTWRGNPVRTYTITRAEWDATAHAGGEGTLPLPERRLPGGNPPGPRRV; this is translated from the coding sequence GTGACCGTCCGCTCCATCAGCGCGAGCCAGACCCGCCGCCTGCGCCAGGCCATCCTGCGCCCCGGCCAGGCGTGGGCGGACACCGCCTACCCCGGCGACCCCGACGCGTCGACGCTGCACGTCGGCGCGTTCGCCGGCGACGCGCTCGTCGGCGTGGCCTCGGTCTACGCCGAGGCCCCACCGGGCCAGCAGGACCCGGCCGCCTGGCAGCTGCGCGGCATGGCCACCGTTCCCGCCGTTCGCGGGCAGGGGCACGGGGCGGCCCTGCTGCGGGCCGTGGTCGGGCACGTCGCCCGCATGGGCGGCGTGCGGCTGTGGTGCAACGCCCGCACCCCCGCCACCGGCTTCTACGCCCGTCACGGGTTCGCCTCCCGCGGCGAGGAGTTCGTCATCGACGGCATAGGACCCCACGTCGTCATGGAACGCGCCGTCGCACCCGCCGACGAGCGCCTCGGCCTCCCGCCGGACCCGGCGGCGCAGCGGGTGGAGACGCCGCGGCTCCTCCTGCGCCGATGGCGGACCGCCGACCTCGAGGCGTTCGCGTCCGTCAACGCCGACGCGGAGACCATGCGCACGGTCGGCTCGGGCCGGCCCCTGACCGCCGAGGAGTCCGCGCGTGCGCTCGAGGGACTCGTCGGCCACTGGGAGGTCCACGGCTTCGGCCTGTGGGCCGTGGAGGAGCGCGCCACCGGGCGTCTCATCGGTCGGGCCGGACTGTGGCACCCGCCGGACTGGCCGGACCTCGAGATCGGCTGGCTCATCGCCCGCGACCAGTGGGGGCGGGGGTTTGCCACCGAGGCCGCCCGCGCCGGCCTCGCCTACGGCTTCGCGCAGCGCCGGGCCGACCGTGTCGGCAGCATCATCCGCCCCGGCAACGTCGCGTCGGAGCGCGTCGCCACCCGCGTCGGCATGCGCTCCGCCGGCGACACCACCTGGCGCGGCAACCCCGTGCGCACCTACACGATCACCCGGGCCGAGTGGGACGCCACCGCCCACGCTGGCGGCGAGGGCACGCTCCCGCTGCCGGAACGACGGCTGCCGGGGGGGAACCCGCCCGGGCCGCGGCGCGTCTGA
- a CDS encoding beta-propeller domain-containing protein, which produces MHNAKVLAAAYVAVLAVSALVAGLAVPDAPMRMPDVELAAALTPFDECGDALAYFTETAAAQAATRDRRGGWFDQMAVEDAGEESASADGAARAAAPTAADAAGGEFSGTNVQEAGVDEPDLVKTDGRRIVTVAGGRLHVIDATAAPPRLVATLSLPGEAWGQELLLDGDRALVFSTTWSDRPLADTSRPAPGGSPQSVLTLVDLAETATPQVASTLTMEGEYVSARMVDGVARVVLRSFPGPVADLSMRGAPAGSGWAEEALADSTIADWVPSYRLEGATTVTEPLVDCERIHRPAEPAGTGLVTVLSVDLAGQLEPGAATSVVADAQTVYASAETLYVAFGRWGEAPESTEIHAFDITDPAAAVYRASGAVPGRLLNQWALSEHDGHLRVATTEGDTFAGDAMTIEPAPGVPGMPAPPPSAPSQSAVTVLAAQGAELVRVGRVEGLGPTERIYSVRFMGDVGYVVTFRETDPLYTLDLSDPANPRVVGELKILGYSAYLHPVGDGLLLGVGQDATEEGRVLGTQLSLFDVSDLARPTRVHQTTLPGGHSSVESDHRAFLHWPPTGTIVLPLEIYPVEPMPEPLMEGDGSVNVERAVTAGDVFAGAVAFTVDPASGFTEIGRLSHASSAADPWMSGIRRSLVVGDTLYTVSEVGVQAADLATLAERAFVALPGGQGR; this is translated from the coding sequence ATGCACAACGCGAAGGTGCTGGCCGCAGCCTATGTGGCGGTGCTCGCCGTGAGCGCTCTCGTGGCGGGCCTCGCCGTCCCCGACGCCCCGATGCGGATGCCCGACGTCGAGCTCGCCGCCGCCCTCACGCCCTTCGACGAGTGCGGTGACGCGCTCGCCTACTTCACCGAGACCGCGGCGGCGCAGGCCGCGACCCGGGACCGGCGAGGCGGGTGGTTCGACCAGATGGCCGTCGAGGACGCCGGCGAGGAGTCCGCGTCTGCCGACGGGGCGGCCCGGGCGGCGGCGCCGACCGCAGCCGACGCGGCGGGGGGGGAGTTCTCGGGCACGAACGTGCAGGAGGCCGGCGTTGACGAGCCCGACCTCGTCAAGACCGACGGGCGGCGCATCGTCACGGTGGCCGGCGGGCGCCTGCACGTGATCGACGCGACCGCCGCCCCGCCGCGCCTCGTCGCCACCCTCTCGCTGCCGGGTGAGGCCTGGGGCCAGGAGCTGCTCCTCGACGGCGACCGGGCCCTTGTGTTCTCCACCACCTGGTCGGACCGCCCGCTCGCCGACACCAGCCGCCCGGCCCCCGGCGGCAGCCCGCAGAGCGTGCTCACCCTCGTCGACCTCGCCGAGACCGCCACACCGCAGGTGGCGTCCACGTTGACCATGGAGGGTGAGTACGTGTCGGCCCGCATGGTCGACGGGGTCGCCCGGGTCGTCCTGCGCAGCTTTCCCGGACCGGTCGCCGACCTCTCGATGCGCGGCGCGCCCGCCGGCTCCGGTTGGGCGGAGGAGGCCCTGGCCGACTCGACGATCGCGGACTGGGTTCCGTCGTACCGCCTCGAGGGCGCGACGACCGTCACCGAGCCGCTCGTCGACTGCGAGCGGATCCACCGGCCCGCCGAGCCAGCGGGCACCGGGCTCGTGACGGTCCTGTCGGTCGACCTCGCCGGACAGCTCGAGCCGGGCGCGGCGACGAGCGTCGTCGCCGACGCCCAGACCGTCTACGCCTCGGCGGAGACCCTCTACGTGGCGTTCGGCCGGTGGGGCGAGGCGCCGGAGTCCACGGAGATCCACGCCTTCGACATCACCGACCCGGCCGCCGCGGTGTACCGGGCGTCGGGTGCGGTCCCCGGCCGCCTGCTCAACCAGTGGGCGCTGTCCGAGCACGACGGTCACCTGCGCGTCGCGACGACCGAGGGGGACACCTTCGCGGGCGACGCCATGACCATCGAGCCGGCACCCGGCGTCCCGGGCATGCCCGCCCCGCCGCCCTCCGCACCGTCGCAGAGCGCCGTGACCGTCCTCGCCGCGCAGGGCGCGGAGCTCGTGCGTGTCGGCCGCGTGGAGGGTCTCGGGCCGACCGAGCGGATCTACTCGGTGCGGTTCATGGGCGACGTCGGCTACGTCGTCACGTTCCGCGAGACGGACCCGCTCTACACCCTCGACCTGTCCGACCCCGCGAACCCCCGGGTGGTCGGCGAGCTGAAGATCCTCGGGTACTCCGCCTATCTCCACCCCGTCGGCGACGGGCTGTTGCTCGGTGTCGGCCAGGACGCCACGGAGGAGGGACGCGTGCTCGGGACCCAGCTGTCGCTGTTCGACGTGTCCGACCTCGCCCGTCCCACGCGCGTGCACCAGACCACCCTCCCCGGCGGCCACTCGAGCGTCGAGTCCGACCACCGGGCGTTCCTCCACTGGCCGCCGACCGGCACGATCGTCCTGCCGCTGGAGATCTACCCGGTGGAGCCGATGCCCGAGCCGCTGATGGAGGGGGACGGCTCGGTGAACGTCGAGCGGGCCGTGACGGCGGGCGACGTGTTCGCCGGTGCGGTCGCTTTCACCGTCGATCCGGCGTCCGGCTTCACCGAGATCGGGCGCCTGTCCCACGCCTCCAGCGCCGCCGACCCGTGGATGTCGGGCATCCGCCGCTCGCTCGTCGTCGGCGACACCCTCTACACGGTGTCGGAGGTGGGGGTGCAGGCGGCCGACCTCGCGACCCTCGCCGAGCGGGCCTTCGTCGCTCTGCCGGGCGGGCAGGGACGGTGA
- a CDS encoding isochorismate synthase produces MPRPLVATSEEIGEDVDLVAELPPRRGALWVRGAEGLVGRGEALRLDVGTGTGRFARAAAQLDDVFAGAVAHGPTGGPGSGPVAFVSATFDPRSPGSVLVVPAVVTLRRGGRVWRTSVAEVDTVDGDAPADAGVDRRIRYAGSSIPDVRWLEAVATATARIHAGRLDKVVLARDQAVWSRAPFDARRLAGRLARAYPDCYAFVVDGLVGATPELLVRRTGASVESLVLAGTARRGTDGADDAAVGERLLSSGKERSEHAFAVASVADVLTPRCVELAVDAQPFLLRLANVQHLATRVRGTLAGPPWPTAFALAGALHPTAAVCGTPTAAALDVIRELEGMDRGRYAGPVGWVDARGDGEFGIALRCAQLAGARARLFAGAGLVAGSLPEEELEETRLKLRAMQSAFEGE; encoded by the coding sequence GTGCCCCGACCCCTCGTCGCGACCTCCGAGGAGATCGGCGAGGACGTCGACCTCGTCGCCGAGCTGCCTCCCCGGCGCGGAGCGCTCTGGGTGCGGGGCGCCGAGGGGCTCGTCGGCCGCGGCGAGGCGTTGCGCCTCGACGTCGGCACGGGCACCGGCCGGTTCGCGCGGGCGGCCGCGCAGCTCGACGACGTGTTCGCGGGTGCGGTGGCGCACGGCCCGACCGGCGGGCCCGGATCAGGCCCGGTCGCGTTCGTGAGCGCGACGTTCGACCCGCGCTCGCCCGGGTCGGTGCTCGTGGTGCCGGCGGTCGTGACGCTCCGCCGGGGTGGGCGGGTGTGGAGGACGAGCGTCGCCGAGGTCGACACGGTCGACGGCGACGCGCCCGCGGACGCGGGGGTCGACCGTCGGATCCGCTACGCCGGGTCGTCGATCCCCGACGTGCGATGGCTGGAGGCCGTCGCCACCGCCACGGCGCGCATCCACGCGGGCCGGCTCGACAAGGTCGTCCTCGCGCGCGACCAGGCGGTGTGGTCGCGGGCGCCGTTCGACGCGCGGCGCCTGGCCGGGCGGCTCGCCCGGGCCTACCCCGACTGCTACGCCTTCGTCGTCGACGGGCTCGTCGGGGCGACCCCCGAGCTGCTCGTGCGCCGCACCGGCGCGTCGGTGGAGTCGCTCGTGCTGGCGGGAACGGCTCGACGGGGCACGGACGGAGCCGACGACGCCGCAGTCGGCGAGCGGCTGCTCTCCTCGGGCAAGGAGCGCAGCGAGCACGCCTTCGCCGTCGCCTCGGTGGCCGACGTGCTCACGCCACGCTGTGTCGAGCTCGCCGTCGACGCCCAGCCATTCCTCCTGCGACTCGCCAACGTCCAGCACCTCGCCACGCGCGTTCGCGGCACGCTCGCGGGCCCGCCCTGGCCGACCGCCTTCGCGCTCGCCGGCGCGCTGCACCCGACCGCGGCGGTGTGCGGCACCCCCACAGCAGCCGCCCTCGACGTCATCCGTGAGCTCGAGGGCATGGACCGCGGGCGCTACGCGGGCCCGGTCGGGTGGGTCGACGCGCGCGGCGACGGGGAGTTCGGCATCGCGCTGCGCTGCGCCCAGCTCGCCGGCGCCCGCGCGCGGCTGTTCGCCGGCGCGGGTCTGGTCGCCGGATCCCTCCCCGAGGAGGAGCTCGAGGAGACCCGCCTCAAGCTGCGGGCCATGCAATCGGCCTTCGAAGGCGAGTAG
- a CDS encoding MerR family transcriptional regulator — protein sequence MRYRVDDLATRCGVSVDTVRYYQGLGLLDPPVREGRAAWYDDGHAARLEQIRELKAKGFPLSTIRRVLSGELDGGDEALAAALADPLPDEAETALLTPDEVAGRTGVSPALLQVMEREGLLLPRRVDGEPRYTVGDAEAVSAGLELLDAGVPLGELLDLARRYDEAMRGIADDAVELFARFVRDPIQGSAASEQEASERLVTAFRRMLPATSAVVAHHFRRLLIERARARFVAEGDAAEVAVARSETARLEGG from the coding sequence ATGCGCTACCGAGTCGACGACCTCGCCACCCGCTGCGGCGTCAGCGTGGACACCGTCCGGTACTACCAGGGACTCGGCCTTCTCGACCCCCCGGTCCGTGAGGGCCGCGCCGCCTGGTACGACGACGGGCACGCCGCCCGGCTCGAGCAGATCCGCGAACTGAAGGCCAAGGGCTTCCCCCTCAGCACGATCCGCCGGGTGCTTTCAGGCGAGCTCGACGGTGGCGACGAGGCGCTGGCCGCCGCGCTGGCCGATCCGTTGCCGGACGAGGCGGAGACCGCCCTGCTCACCCCCGACGAGGTCGCCGGGCGCACCGGGGTCTCCCCCGCCCTCCTGCAGGTCATGGAACGGGAAGGGCTGCTGCTGCCGCGCCGGGTCGACGGGGAGCCCCGCTACACCGTCGGCGACGCCGAGGCGGTGTCGGCCGGCTTGGAGCTGCTCGACGCCGGCGTGCCCCTCGGCGAGCTGCTCGACCTCGCCCGTCGCTACGACGAGGCGATGCGCGGGATCGCCGACGACGCCGTCGAACTGTTCGCCCGCTTCGTCCGGGACCCGATCCAGGGCTCGGCGGCCTCGGAGCAGGAGGCGTCCGAGCGCCTCGTCACGGCCTTCCGCCGGATGCTGCCCGCGACGAGCGCGGTGGTCGCCCACCACTTCCGCCGACTGCTCATCGAACGGGCGCGCGCGCGGTTCGTCGCCGAGGGCGACGCCGCCGAGGTGGCCGTGGCCCGCAGCGAGACGGCCCGCCTCGAGGGCGGCTAG
- a CDS encoding class I SAM-dependent methyltransferase — protein MTVLPDPRPGPEKQAALVQQMFDRVAPRYDLANSVLSLGQDRHWRRVTVAAVRPRPGEVILDAAAGTGPLAAELAAAGASAIALDFSWNMVRTGAERQRDRGLLWCNGDATRLPLADGAVDAVTIGFGLRNLPDTSAGLRELARVTRPGGRLAVLEFSTPVWPPFAAVYTRYLTRLLPLMARFVTSDPAAYRYLADSIRAWPDADGLARRIADAGWTGVRYKRLSGGIVALHHALRAR, from the coding sequence GTGACCGTGCTCCCCGACCCGCGTCCGGGCCCCGAGAAGCAGGCCGCGCTCGTCCAGCAGATGTTCGACCGGGTCGCGCCGCGCTACGACCTCGCGAACAGCGTGCTCTCGCTCGGCCAGGACCGCCACTGGCGCAGGGTCACCGTCGCGGCGGTCCGTCCCCGGCCGGGGGAGGTGATCCTCGACGCGGCGGCCGGCACGGGGCCGCTCGCCGCCGAGCTCGCGGCCGCCGGCGCCTCGGCCATCGCGCTCGACTTTAGCTGGAACATGGTCCGCACCGGGGCGGAGCGACAGCGTGACCGCGGGCTGCTGTGGTGCAACGGCGACGCGACCCGCTTGCCGCTGGCCGACGGCGCGGTGGATGCGGTCACGATCGGGTTCGGGCTGCGCAACCTGCCCGACACGTCGGCGGGCCTGCGGGAGCTGGCCCGCGTCACCCGCCCCGGTGGGCGCCTCGCCGTGCTCGAGTTCAGCACGCCGGTGTGGCCGCCGTTCGCCGCCGTCTACACCCGCTACCTCACCCGCCTGCTGCCGCTCATGGCCCGCTTCGTGACGAGCGACCCGGCCGCCTACCGCTACCTCGCCGACTCGATCCGGGCATGGCCCGACGCCGACGGCCTGGCCCGACGGATCGCGGACGCCGGCTGGACCGGCGTGCGCTACAAGCGGCTGTCCGGAGGCATCGTCGCCCTCCACCACGCCCTGCGCGCCCGCTGA